Proteins from a genomic interval of Zingiber officinale cultivar Zhangliang chromosome 1B, Zo_v1.1, whole genome shotgun sequence:
- the LOC122039628 gene encoding uncharacterized protein At2g29880-like — protein MGDSQAKYNIWTAEESNELLRLMVDAAMRGWRDRNGVLNKRTVEIKILPTLNAKLGCEKSFAQYQSHLKWFKQRYNNYCKLMRHSSGFGWDSMTKKFTASDEVWEDYFKSHPKHEHYQTDTFEDYEDLRLVVGNGTATGKYAIGLGDDIDARTFETEENGGTNLLDDYVFDHNSGEFIQSNRQESSYQPLFSEDLASPLPSQPKSSEVPQATRKRDRSEFEAKSSTSKNIDPDVLNRLSYTIEKASSKIELVGVADDNCWDAIKQVQTWIIVLVTRRLTGSILEQRR, from the exons ATGGGAGATTCACAAGCAAAATATAATATATGGACTGCGGAGGAGAGCAATGAATTATTAAGACTTATGGTTGATGCTGCAATGCGAGGATGGCGTGATAGGAATGGTGTGTTGAACAAAAGAACAGTGGAAATAAAAATACTTCCCACTCTTAATGCAAAACTTGGGTGTGAAAAGTCTTTTGCACAGTATCAAAGCCATTTGAAGTGGTTCAAACAACGAtataacaactactgtaagcttatgCGTCATAGTTCTGGGTTTGGATGGGATTCTATGACAAAGAAATTCACAGCTAGTGATGAAGTATGGGAGGATTATTTTAAG TCTCACCCTAAACATGAACATTATCAGACTGATACTTTTGAGGATTATGAAGACTTAAGACTTGTAGTTGGGAATGGAACTGCTACAGGAAAATATGCAATTGGACTTGGAGATGACATTGATGCGAGAACCTTTGAAACAGAAGAAAATGGGGGTACTAACTTATTAGATGATTACGTGTTTGATCACAACAGTGGTGAATTCATACAAAGCAATAGGCAAGAATCTTCATATCAGCCTCTATTTTCTGAGGACCTTGCTTCACCATTACCATCTCAACCTAAGAGTTCTGAGGTTCCACAAGCAACTAGAAAACGAGATAGGAGCGAATTTGAAGCAAAATCAAGCACTTCAAAGAATATAGACCCAGATGTTTTAAATAGGCTCTCTTACACCATTGAGAAAGCATCTTCTAAGATTGAATTAGTTGGCGTTGCAGATGATAACTGTTGGGATGCTATAAAACAAGTCCAAACTTGGATAATCGTACTCGTTACAAGGCGCTTGACTGGCTCAATACTAGAGCAAAGAAGGTAG
- the LOC122047964 gene encoding uncharacterized protein LOC122047964 — MMVKPGSAVPEKIRESTRFYPYFKDCIGAIDGTHIPAMVSGQDINSYRNRHGEISQNVLAACNFDLEFIYALSGWEGSAHDSLVLTDALSRNNGLKVPGDNEVPSTSSEQVYEDDNFDQLFSQEQQRANANSWRESIANQMWSDIDHVVNNN, encoded by the exons ATGATGGTCAAACCTGGATCTGCAGTGCCAGAAAAAATAAGAGAGAGCACAAGATTTTACCCTTACTTTAAA GATTGCATTGGAGCTATTGATGGCACTCACATTCCAGCTATGGTGTCTGGGCAAGATATTAACAGTTATCGTAACCGTCATGGAGAAATTTCTCAAAATGTTTTAGCAGCTTGTAACTTTGATTTAGAATTTATATATGCACTCAGTGGGTGGGAGGGGTCTGCCCATGATTCACTTGTGTTGACAGATGCTTTATCAAGAAATAATGGGCTTAAAGTGCCCGGAG ATAATGAAGTCCCATCAACTTCATCAGAACAAGTTTATGAAGATGACAACTTTGATCAATTATTTTCTCAAGAACAACAACGAGCAAATGCTAACTCATGGAGAGAGAGTATAGCCAATCAAATGTGGAGTGATATTGATCATGTTGTCAATAACAATTAG
- the LOC122007981 gene encoding pathogenesis-related protein 1-like, with protein MVSGSFTGEVTLNVSAARLWKGGIEEPHILYPKLMPDYISKAERIGEGVGAINVFYYSPAANLPPGSLIKNKIEVLDEATFTFKNSSVEGGLLGVLVNSFTYESVFIPSGPDSCVAKIKFDYETIADQDLSEEELKAGRDGSIAVLKATEGYLLANPDVYA; from the exons ATGGTTTCCGGTTCCTTCACCGGCGAGGTCACTCTCAATGTCTCAGCCGCAAGACTCTGGAAAGGAGGGATCGAGGAGCCCCATATCTTGTACCCCAAGCTCATGCCTGATTATATTTCCAAAGCCGAGCGTATTGGAGAGGGAGTCGGAGCTATTAACGTTTTCTACTACTCTCCGG CCGCAAATCTGCCACCGGGAAGCCTCATCAAGAACAAGATAGAAGTGCTCGATGAAGCGACTTTCACTTTTAAGAACTCGTCCGTCGAAGGAGGGCTCCTTGGAGTGCTTGTTAACTCATTCACCTATGAGTCCGTCTTCATTCCATCCGGTCCTGATAGTTGCGTTGCGAAGATCAAGTTCGACTATGAAACAATTGCGGACCAAGATCTCAGTGAAGAGGAACTAAAAGCCGGCAGAGATGGATCGATCGCAGTGCTCAAGGCCACCGAAGGATATCTACTTGCCAATCCTGATGTCTACGCTTAA